The following proteins are encoded in a genomic region of Dialister hominis:
- a CDS encoding IS30 family transposase — MDYLNNTINTLPRERGQHLRFEDRCEIKALHKQGYSYRQIAKALNCSPSTVGYELKRGTATKTTHRGRPTEYVPSRGQAVYYENRKRSGRKQRITSESPFAIWVAAQVKKANWSLDVCAGYAKKHNLFTEEELVCAKTLYNALNQSRLPLSLFDVPELLSRKKSKPKQAKNVRIFGRSIDERPDIVKLHLEIGHWEIDTIVGKRKGKEAVVLTLVEKVTHKFIAIKIRRKDVASVKAALRSLKIYYGSQFATVFKTITADNGTEFAELSQLERYGIMVYFAHPYSSYERAQNERHNRIFRKYVPKGKSIENYSAEQILWFAEDMNSLPRKSLGYDTPDDLFEAYLDTVYAA, encoded by the coding sequence ATGGACTACCTAAATAATACCATTAATACCCTACCTCGCGAAAGAGGACAACACTTAAGATTTGAAGATCGATGCGAAATCAAAGCGCTCCATAAGCAAGGTTACTCTTATCGCCAGATTGCAAAAGCACTTAATTGCTCACCTAGTACTGTGGGCTACGAATTAAAACGTGGCACTGCAACTAAGACGACACATCGAGGCAGACCAACAGAGTATGTACCTAGTCGAGGTCAAGCCGTTTACTATGAAAACAGAAAACGTTCTGGTCGTAAACAGCGCATTACGTCTGAAAGTCCATTTGCTATTTGGGTTGCAGCGCAAGTTAAAAAAGCTAACTGGTCATTAGACGTATGTGCTGGCTATGCTAAGAAGCATAATCTGTTTACTGAAGAGGAACTTGTATGTGCTAAAACGCTGTATAACGCCCTTAATCAATCACGCCTACCATTATCCCTATTCGATGTACCAGAACTGCTTAGTCGTAAAAAGTCAAAGCCTAAACAAGCAAAGAACGTACGCATCTTTGGCCGAAGTATTGATGAACGACCAGATATCGTTAAGCTACATCTTGAGATTGGTCATTGGGAAATAGATACTATCGTTGGTAAGCGTAAAGGTAAAGAGGCTGTGGTACTAACTTTAGTAGAGAAAGTAACGCATAAATTCATTGCTATTAAGATTCGACGTAAAGATGTAGCATCTGTAAAAGCTGCTTTACGTAGTCTCAAAATATATTATGGATCACAATTTGCTACTGTATTTAAAACAATTACAGCAGACAACGGAACTGAGTTTGCGGAATTATCTCAGTTAGAACGATATGGTATAATGGTATATTTTGCTCATCCATATAGCTCTTATGAGAGAGCTCAAAATGAGCGTCACAATCGCATTTTCAGAAAGTACGTACCTAAGGGAAAGTCTATCGAAAACTACTCTGCTGAGCAGATTCTCTGGTTTGCAGAGGATATGAATTCATTACCTAGAAAGTCCCTTGGGTATGATACGCCTGATGATTTATTTGAAGCTTATTTAGATACCGTCTATGCAGCTTAA
- a CDS encoding IS1182 family transposase, whose amino-acid sequence MKNNNTSNHFTAEQGILPMFPSEILNVDDPVLMYDRFMEEIDLKKYLRYIPTRGAGRPRYNPVNMLKTIIYGFAEKGYCSFRKLEDNCRVNIRYMYLMNYEAPSYRTFCHFVKGFLKYSLKDIFYSITKELCGKLNVDLQHIYIDGSKFEANANKYSWVWKKSAEKSRYKHFAKITSLFELLNDDLKYDHMSVNINTEYAPDYLRLVLDKLKEIWQIDETAFVHGSGHRKSDHQRKYEQLKAYTSKLEEYVEKIQICGTSRNSYSKTDTDATFMRIKSDYKGNDQLLPAYNVQIGVADEFIAVIDVNQYRSDMDCFVPLMEEFHEVYGAYPKYPVADAGYRSFNNYIYCEQHGMEKYMKFPMYKKETKDKKYHTNPFRPINFRVDENGTIRCPNDRAFKFIYRHLVRGNLYGRQEEVFECEDCQGCPLAEQCKKTPKNKRISLSRERNNMYQEVQDNLESIHGALLRMNRSIQAEGTFGIMKHDRWYKRIVRKGIDSVKAELYLVALGYNLRKYITKIMRIRIAA is encoded by the coding sequence ATGAAAAATAACAACACTAGCAATCATTTTACCGCAGAACAAGGCATTTTGCCAATGTTTCCCTCTGAGATTCTCAATGTCGATGATCCTGTTTTAATGTATGACAGATTTATGGAGGAAATCGATCTTAAAAAGTACCTTCGTTACATACCGACGCGTGGCGCTGGCAGACCCAGGTATAATCCCGTCAACATGCTGAAAACGATCATCTATGGTTTCGCAGAAAAAGGATATTGCTCTTTTAGAAAACTTGAAGATAATTGCAGGGTTAACATCAGATATATGTACCTGATGAATTATGAAGCCCCATCCTATCGGACATTCTGTCATTTCGTGAAGGGCTTTCTTAAGTATTCTCTCAAGGATATCTTTTATTCAATTACGAAAGAACTCTGCGGCAAACTCAACGTGGATTTGCAGCATATATATATTGACGGTTCCAAGTTTGAAGCGAACGCAAATAAATATAGCTGGGTATGGAAGAAATCCGCTGAAAAATCTCGCTACAAGCATTTTGCCAAGATTACCAGCCTTTTTGAGTTACTCAATGATGATCTTAAGTATGACCATATGAGTGTAAACATCAATACAGAATACGCTCCGGACTATCTGCGTCTGGTATTGGATAAATTAAAAGAAATCTGGCAGATTGATGAGACGGCCTTTGTTCATGGAAGCGGGCATCGCAAGTCCGATCATCAACGCAAGTATGAGCAGCTTAAGGCATATACATCAAAACTTGAAGAATATGTTGAGAAGATACAGATATGCGGTACTTCCAGAAACAGTTACTCGAAGACCGATACGGATGCAACATTCATGCGAATCAAGTCGGACTACAAGGGAAATGATCAGCTTCTGCCTGCATACAATGTCCAAATAGGTGTTGCCGATGAATTTATTGCCGTAATTGATGTTAACCAGTATCGTTCAGATATGGATTGCTTCGTACCGCTGATGGAGGAATTCCACGAAGTCTATGGGGCTTATCCTAAGTATCCTGTGGCAGATGCAGGATATAGATCTTTCAACAATTACATCTATTGCGAGCAGCACGGTATGGAAAAGTATATGAAATTCCCCATGTACAAGAAAGAAACGAAAGACAAGAAATACCATACCAATCCGTTTCGGCCAATAAACTTTAGAGTTGATGAGAATGGAACCATCCGTTGTCCAAATGACAGGGCTTTCAAATTTATCTACAGACATCTGGTCAGAGGGAACTTATACGGCAGGCAGGAGGAAGTATTTGAATGCGAAGACTGCCAAGGATGCCCGCTGGCAGAGCAATGTAAAAAGACCCCGAAGAACAAAAGAATCTCATTGAGCAGAGAACGGAATAACATGTACCAGGAGGTTCAGGATAATCTGGAAAGCATCCATGGAGCCCTGCTAAGAATGAACCGGTCAATCCAGGCTGAAGGAACTTTTGGAATCATGAAACATGACAGATGGTACAAAAGAATCGTCAGAAAAGGGATAGATTCTGTAAAAGCCGAGTTATACCTGGTAGCACTTGGCTATAATTTAAGGAAATACATCACAAAAATAATGCGTATAAGGATTGCCGCCTAA
- a CDS encoding DUF1700 domain-containing protein, with amino-acid sequence MRESEFLDLLRYYFRNAKPSEVKEILADYEAHFEEGKKEGLTEEEISKELGSPKDIYDSYQSEGVVDEKTKTSTLMDGAEKAANAAGKAADAAQKKLGETWDEVSPKLPQAVESTALLTARLLYGAGIVLAVFIAAATILILGLLQVRFAPFQGIPPLPGLHPLTLFSIGGAGIFSALAVLFTGIEGSKALQSTVKKDDHKEEGGEGK; translated from the coding sequence ATGCGTGAAAGTGAATTTTTAGACCTTCTAAGGTATTATTTCCGCAACGCGAAGCCGAGCGAAGTGAAGGAAATCCTCGCTGACTACGAGGCTCATTTCGAAGAAGGCAAAAAGGAAGGACTTACTGAGGAGGAAATCTCCAAGGAGCTCGGCAGTCCGAAAGATATATATGATTCCTACCAGTCCGAAGGCGTCGTCGATGAAAAGACGAAGACTTCCACGCTGATGGATGGCGCTGAAAAGGCAGCCAATGCCGCTGGCAAGGCAGCCGATGCAGCACAGAAGAAACTGGGCGAAACCTGGGATGAGGTCAGCCCGAAGCTTCCGCAGGCTGTGGAAAGCACAGCTCTCCTGACAGCACGTCTCCTCTACGGCGCAGGCATCGTCCTTGCCGTATTCATCGCAGCAGCAACGATCCTGATTCTGGGTCTCCTGCAGGTACGGTTCGCACCGTTCCAGGGTATTCCCCCGCTTCCGGGTCTCCACCCGCTGACGCTCTTCTCGATCGGCGGCGCTGGCATCTTCTCCGCCCTCGCTGTTCTCTTCACGGGAATCGAAGGCAGCAAAGCTCTCCAGAGCACCGTCAAGAAAGATGATCATAAAGAGGAAGGCGGTGAAGGCAAATGA
- a CDS encoding L-lactate MFS transporter, producing MRRNRWLIALAAVGIHICIGSVYAWSVLTKPVMAAMGLTLSETTWAFSLAILFLGMSAGFLGGFVERIGPSRSGLVSALFFGTGLLGTALAVHMHSSALLYLFYGCIGGIGLGTGYITPVSTLVKWFPRHRGFATGLAIMGFGFAALIAGPVMRWLVDTYGLLENFVILGCVYAVVMIASASYLRPPKKGEIPALIDEVLAQEAALGKKRTVLGPQMTRKEAMHTWKWYALWWVFFTNITCGIGLLAVASPMAQEVIGMTPAQAASLVGIIGIVNGGGRIVWSSISDWIGRGVTYMVFFLFEVFAFHQLSITREGFIFQALVLAIISCYGGGFSCMPAFLSDIFGVRQLASIHGSILTAWGIAGVAGPLILAFMKETTGSYSATLQLFAGMLAVAFVISAVLHWRNEVDKKRYVMEEASKDSISNMAEAH from the coding sequence ATGAGAAGAAATCGTTGGTTGATTGCACTCGCTGCGGTCGGAATTCACATCTGCATAGGCAGCGTCTATGCATGGAGCGTTCTTACAAAGCCGGTCATGGCAGCTATGGGACTGACTCTTAGCGAAACGACATGGGCATTCTCGCTCGCTATTTTATTTCTTGGCATGTCCGCAGGCTTCCTGGGCGGCTTCGTGGAAAGGATCGGACCATCCCGCAGCGGTCTCGTTTCCGCTCTTTTCTTCGGCACAGGACTTTTGGGGACAGCGCTTGCCGTGCACATGCACTCATCGGCGCTCCTTTACCTTTTCTACGGATGCATCGGAGGCATCGGCCTTGGCACCGGATACATCACGCCGGTTTCCACACTCGTCAAATGGTTCCCGCGCCACAGAGGCTTTGCGACAGGCCTGGCAATCATGGGATTCGGATTTGCCGCACTGATCGCTGGCCCGGTCATGCGCTGGCTCGTTGATACGTACGGACTGTTAGAAAACTTCGTCATCCTTGGCTGCGTTTACGCCGTCGTCATGATTGCTTCGGCTTCCTACCTGCGTCCGCCGAAAAAAGGCGAAATTCCTGCCCTGATCGATGAAGTCCTCGCGCAGGAAGCGGCTCTTGGCAAGAAGAGAACCGTCCTTGGCCCGCAGATGACCAGAAAAGAAGCGATGCATACATGGAAATGGTATGCGCTCTGGTGGGTATTCTTTACCAACATTACCTGCGGCATCGGTCTTCTTGCCGTTGCATCCCCGATGGCACAGGAAGTCATCGGCATGACCCCGGCGCAGGCAGCATCCCTCGTCGGCATCATCGGCATCGTCAATGGCGGCGGCCGTATCGTATGGTCCAGTATTTCCGACTGGATCGGCCGCGGCGTCACCTACATGGTATTCTTCCTCTTTGAAGTCTTTGCTTTCCATCAGCTCTCCATTACCAGAGAAGGCTTCATCTTCCAGGCACTCGTTCTTGCCATCATCTCCTGCTACGGCGGCGGCTTCTCCTGCATGCCGGCATTCCTTTCTGACATCTTCGGCGTACGCCAGCTCGCTTCCATCCACGGATCCATCCTGACTGCATGGGGCATCGCAGGCGTGGCAGGCCCGCTCATCCTGGCATTCATGAAAGAAACCACCGGCAGCTACAGCGCTACCCTCCAGCTCTTTGCCGGAATGCTCGCCGTTGCCTTTGTCATCAGCGCCGTCCTCCACTGGAGAAACGAAGTGGACAAGAAACGCTACGTCATGGAAGAAGCATCCAAAGACTCCATCTCCAACATGGCAGAAGCACATTAA
- a CDS encoding ISL3 family transposase, with translation MAVDEFAIHKGHRYATCVMDLETGFILWAGLGRSMADFEHFFKSIDLSLLSRLKAVAMDMNASFNRLFQKYCPKVPIVYDRYHMQAQFGRDVMGAVRLEEAQKHRQEAEALKEYTKETNNPELQKMAREKSHEERKLYTELKKSRWILLKKDDHLNERQKTHLLDILSEHRDLAICYAMKQEMTRLFTLTAYEEALAGWTKWIQAGLESGIPALVKFARQKQKRIKGLAAHALYPINTGKLEGFNNKIKVLKRIGYGYRNMDYFFTLIRFHSLPKNYSSTKFP, from the coding sequence TTGGCCGTAGATGAGTTCGCTATCCATAAGGGCCATCGCTATGCCACCTGCGTTATGGATTTGGAAACGGGATTCATCTTGTGGGCCGGCCTGGGCCGCTCCATGGCAGATTTTGAGCACTTCTTTAAGAGCATTGACCTTTCGCTTCTTTCCAGGCTAAAAGCGGTGGCCATGGATATGAACGCATCCTTTAACAGGCTGTTCCAGAAATATTGTCCGAAGGTCCCCATCGTTTATGACCGGTACCATATGCAGGCACAGTTTGGGCGTGATGTTATGGGAGCCGTGCGCCTGGAGGAAGCACAAAAGCATAGGCAGGAAGCAGAAGCATTAAAGGAATATACGAAAGAAACTAATAATCCAGAGCTCCAGAAGATGGCCAGGGAAAAGAGCCATGAAGAAAGGAAGCTTTATACCGAATTAAAGAAATCCCGATGGATACTGTTAAAGAAGGACGACCACCTGAATGAAAGGCAGAAAACTCATCTGTTGGATATCCTGAGCGAGCATAGGGATTTGGCGATTTGTTATGCCATGAAGCAGGAGATGACTCGTCTGTTCACATTGACTGCCTATGAAGAAGCTCTCGCCGGATGGACAAAATGGATTCAGGCTGGACTGGAGAGCGGGATTCCTGCCCTGGTAAAGTTTGCCCGGCAAAAGCAGAAGCGAATCAAGGGACTGGCTGCTCATGCCCTGTATCCTATCAATACGGGGAAGCTTGAAGGATTCAATAATAAGATCAAGGTACTAAAAAGAATCGGATATGGGTACCGAAACATGGATTATTTCTTTACCCTTATCCGATTCCATTCTTTACCTAAAAATTATTCATCCACCAAATTTCCGTGA
- a CDS encoding S-layer homology domain-containing protein, producing MKKITLTAMAVLALGISASAANPFSDVTPNDWAYQAVVDLSEQGVVVGYPDGTFRGERNITRFEMAQIIARMLANEDQMNAEQRAMLDKLAGEYADELGNLGVRVSNLEKKVGNLSFSGNSRVRLLQYYGDKGEAVDKWDGRMQVSVKGQVNDSTYAYGRLRYDMNFKGKDKRDAYMNTLYVHHDFNGKAGLTLGRMDLFLGQTGLQYDDTFDGAMATIGSKKLAADIGYGRFIGGNLGKADTKEERAAAIARVYGKSGRLAYDAEYIQGEDKYDARIWGAGLTAGVTEDIDIFGDYYQNTDYKNDPQTWTAGLAFGHYNMKKFGTFRIAGQYISAEKGSFLNDTTYTASAAGLVEDRNDINRSRFWLASADLVLMKNVRLHGEYAFDVKTNGKAKTNYDDLATVSLNYVF from the coding sequence ATGAAGAAAATCACCTTGACTGCCATGGCAGTCCTTGCACTTGGCATTTCTGCCAGCGCAGCCAACCCATTTTCTGATGTGACACCCAATGACTGGGCGTATCAGGCAGTCGTCGATCTGTCCGAACAGGGCGTCGTTGTCGGCTATCCGGACGGTACCTTCCGCGGCGAAAGAAACATCACCCGTTTCGAAATGGCACAGATCATTGCACGCATGCTGGCCAATGAAGATCAGATGAATGCAGAGCAGAGAGCCATGCTGGACAAACTCGCCGGCGAATATGCCGATGAACTTGGAAACCTCGGCGTACGCGTGTCCAACCTTGAAAAGAAAGTCGGAAACCTTTCCTTCTCCGGCAACAGCCGTGTCCGTCTTCTCCAGTACTATGGTGACAAGGGCGAAGCCGTAGATAAATGGGATGGCCGTATGCAGGTTTCCGTCAAGGGCCAGGTCAATGACAGCACCTATGCCTATGGCCGTCTCCGTTACGACATGAACTTCAAGGGAAAAGACAAGCGCGATGCGTACATGAATACGCTCTACGTTCACCATGATTTCAATGGCAAAGCAGGACTGACACTCGGCCGCATGGATCTTTTCCTTGGCCAGACCGGACTGCAGTACGATGATACCTTCGACGGTGCTATGGCTACCATCGGATCCAAGAAACTCGCCGCTGATATCGGCTATGGCCGTTTCATTGGCGGAAACCTTGGCAAAGCAGATACGAAAGAAGAAAGAGCCGCAGCGATTGCCCGCGTATACGGCAAGAGCGGACGTCTGGCTTATGATGCGGAATACATCCAGGGCGAAGACAAGTATGATGCACGCATCTGGGGCGCAGGCCTTACTGCCGGCGTGACTGAAGATATCGACATCTTCGGCGACTACTACCAGAACACCGATTACAAGAACGATCCGCAGACATGGACAGCAGGCCTCGCATTCGGCCACTACAACATGAAGAAATTTGGCACCTTCCGCATTGCTGGCCAGTACATCAGTGCTGAAAAGGGCTCCTTCCTGAACGACACCACCTACACAGCATCCGCAGCAGGCCTTGTAGAAGACAGAAATGATATCAACCGTTCCCGCTTCTGGCTCGCATCTGCCGATCTTGTTCTCATGAAGAACGTCCGTCTCCACGGTGAATACGCATTCGATGTCAAGACAAATGGCAAAGCCAAGACCAATTACGACGATCTTGCCACCGTCTCCCTGAACTACGTATTCTAA
- a CDS encoding transposase family protein, whose translation MYSYGAFSVLIKDFPDLPKQKKYIEFSGHRFRCTSCGETITEDIPCQCPFTRVTWDMALWIIHLLKCHTSISAISAMLSVHWSTIQKIQKHIMDKALAAFETCA comes from the coding sequence ATGTATAGTTATGGGGCTTTTTCTGTACTCATCAAGGATTTTCCAGATCTTCCTAAGCAAAAGAAGTATATAGAGTTCTCGGGGCACAGATTCCGCTGCACATCCTGCGGGGAGACCATAACGGAAGATATCCCCTGCCAATGCCCTTTCACACGCGTTACTTGGGATATGGCCTTGTGGATTATCCATCTGCTTAAGTGTCATACATCCATTTCTGCCATTTCGGCCATGCTCTCTGTACATTGGAGTACCATACAGAAAATACAAAAGCATATCATGGATAAGGCGTTGGCTGCCTTTGAAACCTGCGCCTGA
- a CDS encoding RuBisCO large subunit C-terminal-like domain-containing protein: protein MGDTPFFESELFAELSEDLKASSRFTATYRIKASDYEEAKKLAFGICVEQTVECPYELVEDTPIGDTIVGQIESINKADPGAYYAVISYDPDAVGHEMSELVNMFFGNTSLQPGIRLMSFELPDFMYNDYPGPRFGREGIRELCGVEHGPILMSAIKPLGKSPKELAEMVYKLALGGCPIIKDDHSLMNQDYAPFEERVLQCVMALADAKEKTGKKSMYIANCTADGLQMLDRAYKAQEIGADGIMVAPALTGFTLIRDLARDPEFHLPIFLHPCFSGSLVLSEDSGMSPFCYYGQLSRLIGADAAIFTSFGGRFSFSVDTCQKICEGTSEMMGGLRSIFPVPSGGMRWQLFKNMYQTYGPDTIFLVGGALQTEGPDLTDNVKFFLEKLEEAQR from the coding sequence ATGGGCGATACACCTTTTTTCGAAAGTGAATTATTTGCTGAACTGAGTGAAGATCTGAAGGCATCTTCCCGCTTTACAGCAACCTACCGCATCAAGGCATCTGATTATGAGGAAGCAAAGAAGCTGGCTTTCGGCATCTGCGTGGAGCAGACGGTCGAATGTCCGTATGAGCTGGTCGAGGATACTCCGATCGGAGATACGATTGTCGGCCAGATTGAATCGATCAATAAGGCTGATCCGGGTGCTTACTACGCTGTCATTTCGTATGATCCGGATGCTGTAGGCCATGAAATGTCTGAACTGGTCAATATGTTCTTCGGAAATACGAGTCTGCAGCCTGGCATCCGCCTGATGTCGTTCGAGCTTCCGGATTTCATGTACAATGATTATCCGGGTCCGCGTTTCGGCCGCGAAGGCATCCGTGAATTGTGCGGTGTGGAACATGGCCCGATCCTCATGAGTGCGATCAAGCCGCTCGGCAAGAGTCCGAAGGAGCTGGCTGAAATGGTTTACAAGCTCGCTCTTGGCGGCTGCCCGATCATCAAGGACGACCATTCTCTCATGAATCAGGATTATGCTCCTTTCGAAGAAAGAGTGCTCCAGTGCGTCATGGCGCTGGCTGATGCGAAGGAAAAGACAGGCAAGAAGAGCATGTACATCGCCAACTGCACGGCTGACGGCCTGCAGATGCTCGACCGTGCTTACAAGGCGCAGGAAATCGGGGCAGACGGCATCATGGTCGCTCCGGCTCTCACCGGCTTCACGCTGATCCGCGATCTGGCAAGGGATCCGGAATTCCATCTTCCGATTTTCCTCCATCCATGCTTCTCCGGCTCTCTCGTTCTTTCTGAAGATTCCGGCATGTCCCCCTTCTGCTATTATGGACAGCTCTCCCGCCTGATCGGCGCTGACGCTGCCATCTTTACCAGCTTCGGCGGAAGGTTCTCCTTCTCTGTCGATACCTGCCAGAAGATCTGCGAAGGCACATCGGAAATGATGGGCGGCCTCCGCTCCATATTCCCCGTTCCTTCGGGCGGCATGCGCTGGCAGCTTTTCAAGAATATGTACCAGACTTACGGTCCGGATACGATTTTCCTCGTGGGCGGTGCTCTTCAGACAGAAGGCCCGGATCTCACGGATAATGTGAAGTTCTTCCTGGAAAAACTGGAAGAAGCACAGAGATAA
- a CDS encoding glycosyltransferase family 2 protein, with protein MISIVTPVYNEEGNVVYFHDEVTKVMKGVDMDYEIIYVNDGSKDRTDELIHQLADSDPHVRALTFARNFGHQIAITCGMDFAIGDAVITMDGDMQHPPELIPKLIEKWQEGYDIVQTIRTTTEDAGPVKKMTSAGYYAFINAISTTRVTPGGSDFRLMDRKALETFKKFREHSRFIRGIVGGLGFKQTSIEFEAPARHAGVSKFSMRKMLHFAMDGIITNSTLPLRMAFYIGVLAAVAGVLVILHVLYCVIAGQAVPGWATMTILISIFGSLNLMGLGIVGEYLGRIFEEAKNRPLYWLQDDTASHADNPYRETHDHL; from the coding sequence ATGATATCAATCGTGACACCCGTTTATAACGAAGAAGGAAACGTCGTTTACTTTCATGACGAAGTGACTAAGGTCATGAAGGGCGTTGACATGGATTATGAGATCATCTATGTCAATGATGGCTCTAAGGATCGGACGGATGAGCTGATCCATCAGCTGGCTGACAGTGACCCTCATGTGCGGGCGCTCACGTTTGCCAGGAATTTCGGACATCAGATCGCCATTACCTGCGGTATGGATTTTGCCATCGGGGATGCAGTGATTACGATGGATGGGGATATGCAGCATCCGCCGGAACTGATTCCGAAGCTGATCGAGAAGTGGCAGGAGGGGTATGATATCGTCCAGACGATCCGCACGACGACGGAGGATGCAGGGCCGGTGAAGAAGATGACTTCGGCCGGGTACTACGCTTTCATCAATGCGATTTCGACGACGCGTGTCACTCCCGGCGGTTCGGATTTCCGTCTGATGGACAGGAAGGCGCTGGAAACTTTCAAGAAGTTCCGTGAACACAGCCGTTTTATCCGCGGCATTGTCGGAGGCCTTGGTTTCAAGCAGACTTCGATCGAGTTTGAGGCGCCGGCCCGTCACGCCGGTGTTTCGAAGTTCTCCATGCGCAAGATGCTTCATTTCGCTATGGACGGCATCATCACGAATTCGACGCTGCCGCTCCGCATGGCTTTTTACATCGGTGTCCTTGCCGCTGTGGCCGGTGTGCTGGTGATCCTGCATGTACTGTACTGTGTCATTGCAGGACAGGCTGTACCGGGCTGGGCGACGATGACGATCCTGATTTCCATTTTCGGCAGCTTGAACCTGATGGGTCTTGGTATTGTGGGAGAATACCTGGGCCGCATTTTCGAGGAAGCGAAGAATCGTCCTCTGTACTGGCTGCAGGATGATACGGCTTCCCATGCCGATAATCCTTATCGTGAAACGCACGATCATTTATAA
- a CDS encoding IS110 family RNA-guided transposase, which translates to MIYVGIDVSKRKSTVCFMAPGDKIICRPFDVKHTKEELQPLVDEIRVQAKYDEIKVVMESTGVYHLSIAYFLQQNGIFVSVVNALKVANFNKAENFRHTKTDSIDSTNIARYGIAYWAKLPQFDLNGDKYFLLKRLCDAYLNFSEERSRILLQLQSQLEQTMPGIFDLFGGFDINSGKDKLLDFLERYCHIEDIIAKSEAEFVASYREWAEEKGYRSNESKAATIYAQAKNGIPSIPNNPIVRETIMWYVGLLRRADEALMASLTRMEDIAKDLPEYELVGEMGGVGRVTRVALIAQIGDVRRFKNKHSLICFAGLTPSIHESGKFRASQNHIVKKGPARLRKVLYQVMMSLVMHKIPKDDAVYRFIKKKESEGKYKKVAKVAGMAKFLRIYYGRVMHLCRDLGLAA; encoded by the coding sequence ATGATCTATGTAGGTATTGATGTATCCAAAAGAAAAAGTACGGTGTGTTTCATGGCGCCTGGCGACAAGATCATCTGCAGGCCCTTTGATGTTAAGCACACAAAAGAGGAACTTCAGCCTCTGGTCGATGAAATTCGGGTACAAGCAAAGTATGACGAGATAAAAGTCGTCATGGAATCAACAGGTGTCTATCACCTGTCGATAGCCTATTTCTTGCAGCAGAATGGGATTTTTGTATCTGTCGTCAACGCTCTGAAGGTTGCTAATTTTAATAAGGCAGAGAACTTCAGACACACAAAGACAGACTCCATCGACTCCACGAATATTGCCAGATATGGAATCGCTTATTGGGCAAAGTTACCGCAATTCGATCTTAATGGAGATAAGTATTTCCTCTTGAAGAGACTCTGCGATGCTTATCTTAACTTTTCGGAGGAAAGAAGCCGCATCCTTCTCCAGCTGCAAAGTCAATTGGAGCAGACCATGCCAGGAATCTTCGATCTTTTCGGAGGATTCGACATAAACAGCGGTAAAGACAAACTGCTGGATTTCCTGGAAAGGTATTGCCACATTGAGGATATTATTGCTAAATCGGAAGCAGAATTTGTCGCATCTTATCGCGAATGGGCAGAAGAAAAAGGATACCGTTCCAATGAGAGTAAAGCAGCGACGATCTACGCTCAAGCAAAGAATGGTATCCCTTCCATCCCCAATAATCCAATTGTTAGAGAAACCATCATGTGGTATGTCGGATTACTGAGAAGAGCCGACGAGGCTCTTATGGCTAGTTTAACACGAATGGAAGATATAGCCAAGGATCTGCCGGAATATGAACTCGTCGGCGAGATGGGCGGAGTCGGAAGAGTTACCAGAGTAGCGCTTATTGCCCAGATCGGAGATGTGAGACGTTTTAAAAACAAGCATTCTCTGATCTGCTTTGCAGGCCTGACCCCATCAATACATGAATCAGGGAAATTCCGAGCCTCGCAGAATCACATAGTAAAGAAAGGTCCTGCGCGGCTGCGGAAAGTATTGTATCAAGTAATGATGTCGTTAGTTATGCATAAAATCCCCAAAGATGATGCAGTATATAGGTTCATAAAGAAGAAAGAGTCAGAAGGAAAGTATAAAAAAGTAGCAAAAGTAGCAGGAATGGCTAAGTTTTTACGAATATACTACGGCCGGGTGATGCATTTGTGTCGCGACTTAGGCCTTGCTGCGTAA
- a CDS encoding PadR family transcriptional regulator codes for MNVQLKKGVMEIVVLSMLQRKDFYGYELVTEISKYIEMSEGTIYPLLNRFKKDGLVDTYLAESHNGPPRKYYRITDAGRAEFQESVKEWTEFNKAVRRLLAEGGESYA; via the coding sequence ATGAATGTACAATTGAAGAAAGGTGTCATGGAGATCGTGGTTCTCTCCATGCTCCAGCGGAAAGATTTCTATGGCTACGAGCTGGTCACGGAAATCTCCAAGTACATCGAAATGTCCGAAGGTACTATTTATCCGCTGCTGAACCGTTTCAAGAAAGATGGCCTGGTCGACACGTACCTGGCTGAATCACATAATGGCCCCCCGCGGAAATATTACCGTATCACAGACGCAGGCCGGGCTGAATTCCAGGAGTCCGTGAAGGAATGGACGGAATTTAACAAAGCTGTGCGACGACTACTTGCCGAAGGAGGCGAATCTTATGCGTGA